Below is a genomic region from Fulvia fulva chromosome 5, complete sequence.
GCGTAATGCTCCGGCGCTGTGCTGTTCGCCTGCGCAATACGTATCATCCAGGACCATATATGGGACGACCGTGTTGTCCATGTTTCGGGGCAACATAAAGCGGACATGCTCGCGATTGCTGAGATTAATGACGACGAGCACTTCGCGCGTCCTCTCTGGTAGCGGTGTAGGCCCCTCTTGCTTTTCTGACGCGCCTGTGAATGCTTCACATCTTTCGTGTCCAGGGCCATTCACTGGCTTCTTCCAATAGGCAAAGACAGCACTATCATCCATGGTGCTTTCAAGTGGCTCAAAGTCGCCAAAGATCAGCGCATCGGCATGTTGTTTGCGCAGCTTGATCCGCTTCTGCCAGTACCGAAGAATTGAATCTGGGGCCGCTCGCTGTGAAGCAACGTTGCAGAGCGAGCTATCTGTATTCATCGGTGACCATGGCTTGTTTGCTGAAAAGCCGGCATATGGATCGCTCGTCGTTGCAGCACTCCACGGCATCGGTGCTCGTGCATGATCTCTCGCCTTAAGGAGAAGTTCACTGCGTACCTCATCCTGTGATCGTCCTTTGTCAAGACCAGCTTTCATTAGGGCATGTGTCTCAAGATCTTGGTATTCCGCAATCGGTACATCGGCCGTCAGATTCTTCATTGCTATCTCCTGGCCTTGGTAAAGAAACATCGTTCCGCTGAGAGTGCTTTGCAGCAATGCTAGCATTTTCGCTATTTTCCAACGATTCTCTTCTGTGCCGTCCCCAAATCGTGTCACCGAACGAGCTGAATCGTGTGACTCGAGCCAGAGTGTCTGCCAATGACCACTGGAGTACTGGAGGCCTTGCTGCCATTTCTTGACTCTGTTTTTGAGTTCGATGAACTTCCAGTCTCGGCGGCTGAACTTGTCGGAGTCGCCAATGTCGAGGGCGAAGAGTTCGAATGTGTAGGCCATACTCAATTCCCTCCTGCGCGGATCGGTGTATTGCCGAATGGCGTCCACGTCACCGGTGCAGATTATCTCGCCCACGCTGACAATATCTCCGTATTGATCGAGAACCTCGCGGCGCAACTCACGTAGGTACTCATGTACTGCGGGCTGGTTGCAGACGATTTTGAGCGGAGACTGCAATTCTTTGGTGGCGTCACCCGCCATTGGTAGCCCAGCAGGCTTGGAAATGATGTTGATTACATCCATCCTGAAACCACCGATACCTTTGCTCAGCCAGAAGCGCATGTCGTCATATATGGCGTTGCGGACGTCAGGGTTGGTCCAATTGAGGTCTGGCTGTTTTGAGGAGAACATGTGAAGATACCACTCATCGGTGTCTTCATTGTACGTCCAGGCTGGGCCTTCAAAACAAGATTTCCAGTTGTTGGGAGGTAGGCCTCCCGGACGACCTGGGCGCCAGATATACCAGTCCCTCTTCTCGCTTGAGCGACTGCTCTGACTTTCCTTGAACCACTTGTGGTGGGAGCTAGTATGATTGACGACCAGGTCCATGATCAACTTGATATCATGCTTCCCCAACTCCGCAATCAAAGTCTCGATATCTTGAAAGGTCCCAAACTGTGCGTCGATCTCTCGGTAGTCAATGACATCGTAGCCATTATCTATGCCTCCGGATTTGCAACAGGCTGCTAGCCAGACGGCGTCGATACCAAGGGAGGCGATGTAGGGAACTTGGGAGATAAGCCCTACGAGGTCGCCCGTACCGTCGTCGTTGGAGTCTCTGTTAGAAAAGCGTCAGCGCGCCGTGCAGTGCGATGGTATTCGGGAGACCCTTCTGTCTGAGTTGCTGGGTTGAGCCTGGAAGCTATTGGCATAACGTACTTGAAGGAAGAAGGGTAGACCTCGTAGACCGTGGCGCTATGCCACCAGTGACGGTCGCCCATCGACATGCTGCTCCAAAGGTGCTTGACGATGACAGCGTGATTCAGTCCAAGAGACCGGATCCGACGAGGGAGCTATTTGATACGATTGAGGCTGTTACGAAACAATGTTTGCCAGGAACGCATAATTGCGAACGCAAGCGCGAGCTGGGTCGTGTGATACTGCCTTCTGTGGTCCGTGACAGCCGCCATTGGACATGCGCTTTGCCTGCGAACAAAGGCAAACACTTTCGTACAAGTATATGCGAATAACGATGTACACCGATGCCGAGGTTTGCGCCGAACAAGACAGTATTCGAGTGCACCATGTCCATGCAGCATTTGAATCCTTATCGAGCTCTATGCGGAGTATCGTCAAACGCCTACGTCAGTCGTTCGCCTGTAACGTGCGACACAGTGTCGTGGCACGTAACGCCAAGATGAGTGACAGCAAATTGGAGTCGCGAGACGCCCCTATAGCATGCCACGGATCTTACAGCCTCTCGAAGCTCGACCGCAGTATGCACCCCGCATCCAGGTCGTAAGGGAGAGCCTTAGCCCGGTCGCGACAGGCATTGTCGTGTTCGTACAGTACTCTCATGCCGGGTGGTACTTGCCGGTTGTTCTGTACGTCACGAGATCGATTCGAAACGCAGTTCAGGGAAATTCAGGAATCTCCGGCAAAAGTCACAAGTGGGCGACGGGGAACTCGACACAGATGCCGTGTCGCCGGAGCGTTAAAAAGAGTCACCACTGTGGGAATCAGTATGTTCAAACGCCACGGAGGGTGACCATTGTGTGAAGTCATGTAGGCAGTGACACACCTCTGTAGCAGCAGCTCGGTGCCTTGGCGATATACTGTATCCAGACTTGATCATCCGCTTCGAGAACCACCCCCAGTGCTCATGCAAACTATTGGAATGGCGAACTATTGGAATGACGGTGTGTGTCCGTCGCAAGCTAGTCG
It encodes:
- a CDS encoding Oligo-1,6-glucosidase, producing MSMGDRHWWHSATVYEVYPSSFKDSNDDGTGDLVGLISQVPYIASLGIDAVWLAACCKSGGIDNGYDVIDYREIDAQFGTFQDIETLIAELGKHDIKLIMDLVVNHTSSHHKWFKESQSSRSSEKRDWYIWRPGRPGGLPPNNWKSCFEGPAWTYNEDTDEWYLHMFSSKQPDLNWTNPDVRNAIYDDMRFWLSKGIGGFRMDVINIISKPAGLPMAGDATKELQSPLKIVCNQPAVHEYLRELRREVLDQYGDIVSVGEIICTGDVDAIRQYTDPRRRELSMAYTFELFALDIGDSDKFSRRDWKFIELKNRVKKWQQGLQYSSGHWQTLWLESHDSARSVTRFGDGTEENRWKIAKMLALLQSTLSGTMFLYQGQEIAMKNLTADVPIAEYQDLETHALMKAGLDKGRSQDEVRSELLLKARDHARAPMPWSAATTSDPYAGFSANKPWSPMNTDSSLCNVASQRAAPDSILRYWQKRIKLRKQHADALIFGDFEPLESTMDDSAVFAYWKKPVNGPGHERCEAFTGASEKQEGPTPLPERTREVLVVINLSNREHVRFMLPRNMDNTVVPYMVLDDTYCAGEQHSAGALRSGGMLELAAYEGIVLGSP